The nucleotide window TGTTTATCCGTTACTTTAAAAACGCGCCGGGATAATTTGGTCGGTGTCGATATTGTCGCTAGGAATGGCGACCATGTGTGAGGTTAGTGTGCTAAAGCTTGCCATGTGTTTTCCTTTAATAAGTTTGGAGTCTAAACGAGGGTTCGAGGATCGGTGACGCAGCCTTTGATGGCTGATGCTACGGCAGTCAGTGGAGAAGCGAGAAAGGTACGACCACCTTTGCCTTGCCGTCCTTCAAAGTTGCGGTTGCTGGTGCTCACTGCATACTGCCCCGGTTTGAGTTGATCGCCATTCATCGCGATGCACATGGAGCAGCCTGGGTTGCGCCATTCGGCTCCAGCTTCGGTAAAGATTTTATCAAGGCCTTCGGCTTCAGCTTGCTCTTTGATGCTTTGAGAGCCAGGCACTACTAGTGTTTGCACTTGCGCTGAGACCTTGCGTCCTTTGAGCATGCCTGCCGCAGCACGAAGATCGGATATGCGTGAATTGGTGCATGAACCAATAAACACCACATCGATTTTGTTTCCAGCAAGAGCTTTGCCTGCTTCGATGCCCATGTAGCTAAGCGCTTTTTTGAAGTTTGCTTGATCCGATGGATCCGAGAAACTCTCGACTGAAGGAATGGCTTCGTTTATGCCAACGCCCATGCCCGGGTTGGTTCCGTAAGTAATCATGGGCTCAAGTTTCGATGCATCAATAGTGATTGATTTATCAAAGACTGCTCCATCATCGCTTGGAAGTTTACGCCACTCAGCAACCGCCTTATCCCAGGCGGCACCTTTCGGAGCACGCTCGCGTCCAGCTAGGTACTCAAAAGTGGTGTCGTCTGGCGCGATTAGACCTGCACGAGCCCCAGCCTCAATGCTCATGTTGCATACGGTCATGCGCGCTTCCATGTCCAAGGCCCGTATTGCATCACCGCGGTACTCAAGCACATACCCTGTGCCGCCACCTGTGCCGATTTTTGCACAAAGAGCCAAGATAATATCTTTAGCGCCTACTCCAGGCGAAAGTTTCCCATCGACCCGCACTTCAAAGGTTTTGGCTTTGCGCTGTAGCAAGCACTGTGTTGCAAGCACATGCTCGACTTCGCTTGTGCCGATACCAAAAGCAAGTGAGCCGAAAGCACCATGCGTTGAGGTGTGACTATCGCCGCAGACGATGGTCATGCCTGGCTGGGTTAGACCCATCTCCGGTCCAATCACGTGCACGATACCGTTTTTAGGGTCATCAAGCCCCTCAAGTTCAATGCCAAACTCTTTGCAGTTATCGCGCAGCTTTTGCATCTGCGCTTGCGCTTGCGTATCAAGCACACGAAGCTTTTTTGGCACAGTGGGTGTGGAATGATCCATGGTCGCAAAGGTTCGATCGGGACGCCGCACCTTTAAGCCTCGCCCACGCAGACCGTCAAAAGCCTGTGGTGAAGTCACTTCGTGAATCAAATGCAGATCAATATAAAGGATGGCTGGTCTGCCAGCTTCTTCTGCGACAATGTGTTTATTCCAGATTTTTTCGAAAAGTGTTTTGGGCATGTTCCTGCTAAGTGTTAAGGGGTTGGGGGTTATGTGCAGCATGTGCTGCTACACAAGAAATGGTTTTACGAGGACGCCTTTGCGACCTTGACTGTTTTGTTTTTAATCCGATTGGGCTCAAGATGAGAAAGCAGACGGTTGAGCGCTGACAGGTATGCTTTAGCACTGGCCACCAAGATGTCCGGGTCGGCTCCATGGCCGTAGAAAATCTGCTGGCCACGACCATGTTGTGGGCTCTTTGCTTTTTTGGCTTGTGTGCTGCGAATGCGGACGCTTACCTCGCCAAGTGCGTCGATACCTTCGGTCACAGCGTGCACGGAGTACTCAAGCAAATCGCTTGGCGCTTTTACTACGTCATCAATGGCTTTGAACAATGCATCAATGGGACCACTGCCTACCGAGGCTTGGGTGTGTACTTGTCCGTCTGCGCCTTTAAGGCGAATGGTCGCTGTAGGCAGACCTTCAAGTGCAGAGCTCACTTGCAGCCGATCAATACTGAAGAATTCCTGGGCGGGTCTGAACTCGATGCTCGCAAGTGCGACCAAGTCCGCGTCAGTTACGCTCTTTTTCTTATCGGCTAGACGTTTAAATTCAGCAAAGACTTTGTCGAGCTGCTCACCTTCCAACGAATAACCAAGTTCTTGAAGGCGCACCGCAAAAGCATGTCTCCCAGAGTGCTTCCCCAATACAAGTTGGGTTTGCGTAGCTCCCACGGTCTCAGGTCGCATGATTTCGTAGGTCTCTTCATGCTTAAGCATACCGTCTTGATGGATGCCCGCTTCATGAGCAAACGCGTTCGCGCCAACGATTGCTTTGTTGGGTTGAACAACCATGCCTGTGGTCTTGCTGACCAAACGACTGGCACGTGTAAGCTGTGTGGTATCGATGCCTGTCTCAAGGCCAATCGCATTTTTGCGCGTATGAAGCGCCATCACGATTTCTTCGAGCGAGGTGTTTCCTGCGCGCTCGCCAATGCCGTTGACAGCGACTTCAACTTGTCGTGCTCCGGCATTGATGCCAGCTAGCGAGTTGGCTGTCGCAAGGCCCAAATCGTTGTGGCAATGCACGGAGACAGTGGTGTTTTCGATGCCTTTGACTTTGGTGAAGATATCCGCAATGCGCACACCGAACTCGCTCGGAAGGGTGTAGCCTACGGTGTCCGGAATATTGAGCGTGCTAGCTCCTGCGGCAATGGCAACTTCCAGCACTTCGTGCATGAACTCGGGCTCGGTTCGCCCGGCATCTTCCGGACTG belongs to Myxococcales bacterium and includes:
- the leuC gene encoding 3-isopropylmalate dehydratase large subunit, giving the protein MPKTLFEKIWNKHIVAEEAGRPAILYIDLHLIHEVTSPQAFDGLRGRGLKVRRPDRTFATMDHSTPTVPKKLRVLDTQAQAQMQKLRDNCKEFGIELEGLDDPKNGIVHVIGPEMGLTQPGMTIVCGDSHTSTHGAFGSLAFGIGTSEVEHVLATQCLLQRKAKTFEVRVDGKLSPGVGAKDIILALCAKIGTGGGTGYVLEYRGDAIRALDMEARMTVCNMSIEAGARAGLIAPDDTTFEYLAGRERAPKGAAWDKAVAEWRKLPSDDGAVFDKSITIDASKLEPMITYGTNPGMGVGINEAIPSVESFSDPSDQANFKKALSYMGIEAGKALAGNKIDVVFIGSCTNSRISDLRAAAGMLKGRKVSAQVQTLVVPGSQSIKEQAEAEGLDKIFTEAGAEWRNPGCSMCIAMNGDQLKPGQYAVSTSNRNFEGRQGKGGRTFLASPLTAVASAIKGCVTDPRTLV
- a CDS encoding 2-isopropylmalate synthase, which codes for MSSDSPNYVKIFDTTLRDGEQSPGASMTSTEKLEIARTISRLGVDVIEAGFPAASPDDLAAVRAIAESVGTQRIEGRPSKAPPTICGLARAQSKDIDQAWEAVKAAMHPRIHTFIATSPIHREHKLRMSKEEVLKRVDEMVRYAASLCKDVEFSPEDAGRTEPEFMHEVLEVAIAAGASTLNIPDTVGYTLPSEFGVRIADIFTKVKGIENTTVSVHCHNDLGLATANSLAGINAGARQVEVAVNGIGERAGNTSLEEIVMALHTRKNAIGLETGIDTTQLTRASRLVSKTTGMVVQPNKAIVGANAFAHEAGIHQDGMLKHEETYEIMRPETVGATQTQLVLGKHSGRHAFAVRLQELGYSLEGEQLDKVFAEFKRLADKKKSVTDADLVALASIEFRPAQEFFSIDRLQVSSALEGLPTATIRLKGADGQVHTQASVGSGPIDALFKAIDDVVKAPSDLLEYSVHAVTEGIDALGEVSVRIRSTQAKKAKSPQHGRGQQIFYGHGADPDILVASAKAYLSALNRLLSHLEPNRIKNKTVKVAKASS